CGATCACAGTCTCCTGAACCTGAGGCCGGATGACACTCTTCTTCTTTGCTTGCCAGGGGGCAAGATTTGAAGCCATCCAGGAAGTGGAACCAGGGGCCTGGTATAGAGTCCTCTCTTGGTGCTTTTTCTGTCGAGCGTTTAGAGGGGCTTGCCTAGCCTCGACGTTAGCAAGAAGGATAACCTTGTAGAAAGGCAAGTCCTTCGGCACGAAGTGTTTGCCCGACACAAGGGTTGGTGGTGCTAGCCGAGGAAGAAGAAGGATTACAAACGGCTTCACTTGAGCAAGTACGACCCTCAGGTTTTTTTAGGTGAGCAATACACTGTGACTCCATTCAGATTGGTCAATCTCAAACAATTTGTTGAGGTGGACGAACAATGACTTCTCTACCCACTCAACTAAGTGGCCCCTTCTATCCTTGTCTAAACGAACAAAACACATATGAATGGAAGTCACAAGAAAGTGAAAGTAAACAATAGAGAAGTCCTATATGAATTGTGAAAATGTTCAATGCTTGGTATTTTTAGAGAACGTGTGGGCTTGAATGGCCTATTTGGACCCTCAGTTGATCCACTCTGTTCCACTTTGCTACGCTCTCGTTCCACTCCGCTTAGCTCCGGCATTTTGCctatttttctccatatgtctTTTCGCTcaaatatgagccacatactacaacatGCCATCCCCCACTTCTTTATAAAATGCCATCCCACCTAGCCCATTTCTCTTCAAACAAGGTCTCTCTTCTCTTGTTTCTCTTGTTTCTGTACGGTTTTGGGAGAGGCTGTGAGCAATATCATCAACAATGGAGGTGTTCTTCCTCTCCCTGCTCCTCATCTCTGTGCTCTCAGTCTCCATCAGACTTTACTTGCTCTTATACAAGCATAGATCCCACTTCACTGGCCCCAATCTCCCTCCTGGCAAGATTGGTTGGCCAATGGTTGGTGAAAGCCTTGAATTCCTCTCCACCGGCTGGAAAGGCCACCCGGAAAAATTCATCTTCGATCGCATCTCCAAATACTCCTCTGAAGTCTTCAAGACCTCCCTCCTCGGAGAGCCTGCTGTCGTCTTTGCTGGCGCTGCGGGCAACAAGTTTTTGTTCTCCAACGAAAACAAACTTGTTCATGCGTGGTGGCCTAGCTCCGTCGACAAGGTCTTCCCCTCCTCCACCCAAACCTCATCCAAAGAGGAGGCCAAGAAGATGAGGAAGTTGCTCCCTCAGTTCCTTAAGCCTGAAGCTTTGCAACGTTACACCGGCATCATGGATCACATTGCACAGAGGCATTTTGCTGATAGCTGGGACAACAGAGATGAAGTCATTGTATTTCCCCTGGCCAAGAGGTTCACTTTCTGGCTAGCTTGCCGCCTGTTTATGAGCATAGAAGATCCTGCCCACGTCGCTAAATTTGAAAAGCCCTTCCACGTCTTGGCCTCAGGACTCATCACCATCCCAATTGACTTGCCTGGGACACCTTTCCACCGCGCTATCAAGGCCTCCAACTTCATCAGAAAGGAGCTTAGAGCCATCATCAAGCAAAGGAAGATCGATCTGGCTGAGAGCAAGGCCTCAAAAACTCAAGATATATTGTCCCACATGCTTCTGGCTACAGATGAAGGTGGATGCCACATGAATGAAATGAATATTGCTGATAAAATCCTCGGTTTGTTGATTGGTGGCCATGACACTGCCAGTTCTGCCATTACGTTCCTTGTCAAGTACATGGCTGAGCTGCCTCACATCTACGAGAAAGTCTACAAGGGTAAATCTCTTTTACGCACCTGCCATATTTTCTCtcttgatattattttatttaatgttttctttttcttcaaaataaacctttttcttttgtcttttctaaagaaaaaacaatcaagGCTTcaaaagaaggagaaaagaaagataaaagggCATGAAGCAAATCCACATGCAATATTTTTTCATGTATTTAACAAATAATGATAAcagtaataaaattattcacaaaaaagtaaataataaaagtattttctcCATGACTAACTTTTCCAATTAGTTTGCTTTGTATTTGTTAAGAAATAAAAAGGTGATAGTGATATCTGAGAAAGTGGGGGAACAGTCCTTATTGTGACCAATTAAATTCCAATGGCCACGCCTGTTGATGATTCCATTATTTAGCCTCATTTTACTTTTTGGCCGTCATAGTCGCCGGCCAAAAGAATAATAGTTTCTAACTTTTTTCTTTGGGTCCATGTTTGTGACCAGAGCAAATGGAAATTGCCAATTCAAAAGCACCAGGTGAATTGCTGAACTGGGATGATGTTCAAAAGATGAGATATTCATGGAATGTTGCCTGTGAAGTGATGAGACTTGCACCCCCACTCCAAGGAGCTTTCCGGGAAGCAATCACTGACTTCGTGTTCAACGGTTTCTCCATTCCTAAGGGTTGGAAggtataatattatattattttataactcatatgactcatttttttaattctaacaCACCCTCATCAACCACTTGCAGATGCAAGTTACTTAATTAACAGGCGCTTTTCTTAATTATTTGCAGCTGTACTGGAGCGCAAACTCAACCCACAAAAGCCTAGAATGCTTCCCTCAACCCGAAAAATTTGACCCTACAAGATTTGAAGGAGCCGGGCCTGCTCCTTACACATTCGTTCCCTTTGGTGGCGGACCTAGGATGTGCCCTGGTAAAGAGTACGCCCGCTTGGAAATACTTATCTTCATGCACAACTTGGTTAAAAGGTTCAAATGGGATAAATTGCTTCCTGATGAGAAGATAATCGTTGACCCCATGCCCATGCCTGCTAAGGGACTTCCAGTTCGCCTCCATCCTCACAAACCATAGTTCTATTTGGTCACCCATCACCCCACTTTCCAAATTTATCTACCATAGACTTGTACTCGTTTTTTTCTTGACTTTGTTTTTGTTGTCATGTGGTTGAGCCATTCACATGTGCACCTGCAATGCTACTTCAATTGGCTTATCAAAGACATGGatgtaaaatgaaaatatatatatatatatatatatagtatttatGCCGCTGCTGCAGCCAGATGGCTAGCTTATCATGTGATGTGTAAGTATAACTGCTAGACCAATTGCATTTATCTCAATCATGGATGTCTTAATGGTGTTTAATTGCCACCTGGGCCTTTGCTTAGATGTTATCTTTTTAGGCATATTTTGTAATTGATAAGACTACTAAAACTAGCCAATCTTGGATTCATACTACACATTTTTATTTCATGCCATAAAGTCCAAATTAAATTTGCTAGGCTTGTTTGAAAGTAATTCCTATAAAAAGTGTTTGTACTCTATAACattctattaataaaaaaaaatcaattaatctttgacgtaaataataataataataaaaataatcgGTAGCAATAGTATTTACTAATATATAAGTGAATTCAAAAATCTAGTTGGTCGGGACGAATACTAAAAAGTATGGTTTTAGTAGGTGACATATGATTTGGATTCGGAATCTTGTCACTAATGATATCTTGAATTTATCCGATATTAGTTGTTGAGGGGTTTAACCACTAAAGGTATCTCaggtataaataaaaaataaaaaataaatgtgaattCAAAAATCGCttcaattaattcttttaatttttaaaactctacCAATcaagttaaaatttcaaaaaagtaAGAATTTATTCCAAAGGGTGTTAATCAAACATTAAGTCAATCCTCTTAGAACTAAAGTTCATAGAAAGCAAGAACCCCTTTTAATTCCAAAAGTTTTAAAGTTGAAAacagtaattaattaattaattaattgtttatTCTTACAATCACTTATAAAGGAAATTAAGTCTAGGATCTCCTAAGCCATAAATTTAGTAGGTAGGAAGGTGCAGTAATAAAAGCCTCTACAAAAATGATTCCTTCCTTTTCCTGACTATGTTTACTATCAATATAAATTCCCATCAAGTTGAGAAGACATGAAATATTTTCCTAGTAGGTGTGaacaaggattgaaatatcggtttttacggatatatcggtacttcaattttacggatatatcggaaatatcggagaaatatcggtggatattttttcataaatatcggtggagtgaaaattatttaaaattaataggaatgcttgaaaaaacttcaaaaaatgataaaataagtaaaaatacacattttaaagttatcttattagtgtaattgatatatatataattaagaagaaaaatatcataaatagagatatattggtagattcgacatttgaattttaaaaataatatatatgaattttgaaagtgtataaagttaaaattgagttaagaaatatttaattttattaaataaaaacaatttatatataaatataatatatatgagatTGCAATAGTCCTTATACTAAGGAAGATATCAATGTGATTTCATTATATTATTAGATGAAGGGAGTTCATcttgaagacaatatttattttaaaaattttaaaatacttttattaaaatatattttattatattttaaataaaaaattaaattaatttatataaaatatcttatttgagatttaatttttaaaattttattaaaaatatgtgataacaattttttctattaatattaatttatttaataatcaaaataaaggttgataattaataattatttatatagagagtggaaaattgttctcatgatttttttattttttattttttatttttttatctccactaaatctaaaaataaaaaaataaaaaaggcacccacttctctctcggGCACGGAGCATCAGgaacccttttctgaagttgtcCTCcaacgagagaatccctaaaaaaaaaGCCCTATTTTCCTTTGCTACTCTCAaatctcaatcctcgcaggtactaatctaatcatgttattatttttttctttttgcaacccccgtttgattcccaagaaaatccatcccccattcgatttctgggaaaattcatcctcgtttgatttccgagaaaatccattcaaaacccccaaagaaaacaaaaaaaaattgcttttcttttgcttcctGTGTTTTCTAGAtctgttttaggggtctctttgctgttgtgccattggatttaaatttcacgaaccctaaatccacgatttttgagccaggctgaaaaacacaactgcgcgggctggactggtaggaaatatcaggaaattttccgaaaaatcggtaaaaatacCTCCGGTTGCTCCGCGCGTCAGATCCACTCGCGATTTTTCTCCGATTTATCGGTGCTTcaccgatatttcgccgatatatcggcgattttgccgattttttGGCGATATTTCCGTGGATCGATAATCGGTGGCGATTATCATTTCGGTGACGATCGATATCTGATATTTCttcgaaatatcggcgatattttccgatttttcaatccctgGGTGTGAAGTAGTTCAGGTGATACTAGGgatttttttaacttctacagctagtttaaaaaataattcttaaaaaatagtactttgaacaaaaattcttaaaatatagtAGTTATAAAACTATTGATAAATCTACAATActttttaccattttaaaaggtatttcttgaaaaaacatcttccatatttttcatatcaacgatacatcttaaaaaaaataaaaaattgaatttacactaAAATGATCGAGAGTTACTTGCtatttatatagaaatttaaaCAAAGTcataagagagggtacgaattTTGTAAGATagagtacgaactttgtaagatagGGTATAAACTTTGTAAGATagagtacgaactttgtaagatagggtacgaactttgtaagaaaaggtacaaactttctaagagattgTACGAATTTTCTAAGAGAttgtatgaactttctaagatatGGTACGAATTTTGTAAGTAAAgatacgaactttgtaaggtatggtacgaactttctaagatagggtacaaagagatggtatgaactttctaagagagtgtacgaactttataaaaaaatgtacgaactttgaaaatataatattttacaattacgtagtgttttaattttttaattttcttgaaaatagttttcatcatttctaagcttgattagtatcaataaacaatattatttgtatttttaagtgGAGAAAAtcgaaaaaaatttaaattttaggaTATGGAGAATATGATGTAGGGTataaagaatgtgagaattTCTCATAATCTTCAtacattttctcacatttttcgtatcttctctaattttttagtgttttaattttctaattttttttaggacAATTTacattatttctaattttaaaattttaaaattcttttttttttttttgtaacaattctatcaataataactcaaaataatattattaaactatgttattgttatttcaagttaaaaagtgaatatgaaaatttaaaaatataaataatttagggtACGAAACATATGAGAACAgtacgaaaaatgtgataaatacaTGTTTGGTACTttcatcacatttttcatattgatttttagttttaaaatttttgaaattacaaatttattttcgaaaatactATCATTAGTAACTCAAAAGAgtattagtaatttattttattataatttaactttaaaaaccttaaattcaaaaaatgtaaaatttggagAGTACGAAAAAAAATTAGGACGATCTAATTACCTAAGTTTTACATATGATTatcaaaatgttgaattttaatgaaaatactcatttcatattaaaatattactatattcatttttatgttgaatttaaatgtttaataatttgttaaaaataaaataatttaattatgatatatgatgattttttttttgttaataaatatgttttcaaattttatatcatttttatttttatttttttccaattctatttttatttcatatttattttatttaaaccaAAAATTGTTGAGAAGGGAGGAAGAAAGAAGGCCACTGGTTCTTCCCTTAATTGGTTAAgtggaaattttatttcaaatttaaaatggatgGCCAAGATATAATATTGAACATCCAATGGTCCTCCCTGGTATTTCTTGGATCTCTTCCAttcttttctcttattttttactttgcGCGTGGTTActctttaaatatttaaatcagGGACGGAATGGACGGAGCCACCATAGGCTCAGCATGGCCCCCTcagattttaataattttttttataaaaaaataattttttgaaaagttgttttgaaaaatgtgttttcaaggaatatattttaattatatatatttgaaaatagaagacGAGTTTTGCATCATAGAAAATAGtcttttaagaattaattttgacagtaagttattttttttatatcaaatttaaaatatttgagtcATTTTTTATAAAGTGCTTATGAGTAACAATacttttctatttaaaattaatgatttaattaatataaatgttgaataaaaacttatcaaaaattTGTACAAAACAAAAGTATATATGCTACATCATCATACATAATCAATAAGAATACTTTTCTTATTATATAGTAGTGTtagttgaaataaagaaaaaaaaatactaacttttatgtaaaatatttattaaataaagcaATGGGAAGatgaaacatttttcaaaacaagaaTCTAATTTTGTACATTTCAATCCataagagagaggagagagattAGTTTAAATGGTACCTGCATTCGCATCAAAAGATCAGCGCTTTGTTTAAATTGGAAGCGGTTCTTCTTGAACTCCTCGCGAACCCTTTCAACTTCAGCTCGTTCTTGTGGAGATCCAGCGTCTGGGTCAAATTCCCAGTGTTGTCGGCCGATGTGATTGTTCACTGTCATCAGCCATGGCCCCTTGCCTTCTGCTATTTTCAGCTTCCACATTCCCTATGGAAATTTAAACAAAGTCATAAGGTGTATAAGTGGATgcagaataattttcaaaagagAAACGAATTTGAAGACAGAAGAAAAAAGATCATGCCAAGACATGCATGGTGATAGGGTTGGTTGTGGTGCAAGAAGCTCAATGTAGTGAGGGTAAAGGAGGCAGAAGTGAAAGGTTTCCAATCGCAGAAAAAGTGATGGAAAAGAATTGGACTATGAAATGATAGAAAAGGCAAATACATACCTGTAGAGCCTAAATGTTAAGAAGGAAATATTGTTGTTGGCAAGAGGGATCAAAAGTTGGAGATATGTGCAACTGGAGGGAGAGGGCCTTCCCTTATATATAAGGGAAAAGACTAGTTTTGAGTGCAAGTTTACTcaaactttaaatatatatatttttgtgttGTTTGCAAGAGGGATCAAAAGTCGGAGATATGTGCAACTGGACGGAGCCACCATAGGCTCAGCATGGCCcccctcaaattttaaatatatatatatatatatatatatcccctttaaaaaattacttttgaatgtgaaaaaaaaataaaaaaattagataagcaTAAATATTGaatagattttataaaatatttgtttgtttgtattttaaaatttatttaatattaaaattaaatttatttaaatcctaatatacataaaataaatctaaaaaatatttttttttttaattttgtatttgatattttattaaatattttttttattgtgagctatgttttgtttaattttgagattttttaaaatatttggacttttaggtttaattaaataatttttaattcatgAATACGTAAGTACacaattattcaaatatatgctatttaatttttgataaaatttaattttatttaaatatttgatattttattaaatatctttttattgGTAGGCactttttagtttaatttaaagatttttataaGTGTTTAGATTTTTAGGTTTAAcaaaacatttattaatttagagtTGATTACCAAAATTTTACCATTATTaagtaatttatatttaattattttaaaaaatccaaaaaaattattagtgagacttttaaattttttctaaaagctctgtaacaaaatattttaaaaattattaaaaatgttttgatcaaatttcttaatatttttattaaaaaaaattgcaaatattACTTGAATAGtttttataaacttttaaatattttagttatttaaatgaTATTGATACTATCAtttctaaaatatgaaaatttattaatatttaatatagtatacgaattttttattttgcccTCGTCACCAAAATTTCTAGC
Above is a window of Vitis vinifera cultivar Pinot Noir 40024 chromosome 11, ASM3070453v1 DNA encoding:
- the CYP716A17 gene encoding beta-amyrin 28-monooxygenase (The RefSeq protein has 3 substitutions compared to this genomic sequence), yielding MEVFFLSLLLISVLSVSIRLYLLLYKHRSHFTGPNLPPGKIGWPMVGESLEFLSTGWKGHPEKFIFDRISKYSSEVFKTSLLGEPAAVFAGAAGNKFLFSNENKLVHAWWPSSVDKVFPSSTQTSSKEEAKKMRKLLPQFLKPEALQRYTGIMDHIAQRHFADSWDNRDEVIVFPLAKRFTFWLACRLFMSIEDPAHVAKFEKPFHVLASGLITIPIDLPGTPFHRAIKASNFIRKELRAIIKQRKIDLAESKASKTQDILSHMLLATDEDGCHMNEMSIADKILGLLIGGHDTASSAITFLVKYMAELPHIYEKVYKEQMEIANSKAPGELLNWDDVQKMRYSWNVACEVMRLAPPLQGAFREAITDFVFNGFSIPKGWKLYWSANSTHKSLECFPQPEKFDPTRFEGAGPAPYTFVPFGGGPRMCPGKEYARLEILIFMHNLVKRFKWDKLLPDEKIIVDPMPMPAKGLPVRLHPHKP